One genomic region from Gossypium hirsutum isolate 1008001.06 chromosome D13, Gossypium_hirsutum_v2.1, whole genome shotgun sequence encodes:
- the LOC107893718 gene encoding probable 2,3-bisphosphoglycerate-independent phosphoglycerate mutase gives MGTPAESKRRVAFVLIDGLGDVSIPKFGCKTPLQAANVPNLDAIASAGVNGLMDPVEVGLGCGSDTAHLSLLGYDPRVYYRGRGAFESMGAGLAMSPGDIAFKSNFATLDEKTGIVTSRRADRHFEEEGPILCGALDRMKLPSFPEYEVRVRYATEHRCGVVVKGPRLSGNISGTDPLKDNRLLLEAKALDDTDEARHTAAVVNKLSREISRILVSHPLNAKRLAEGKNIANIVLLRGCGIRIEVPPFQKKHDLWPCMVAPTKIIAGLGLSLDINILEAPGATGDYRTLLTSKATAIAKALSAPLQTCPNVFVPGEDEHKPGRSDGYDFGFLHIKAIDDAGHDKATVFKVKGLEAVDQAIGQLAKLMWQAESTGNFQYFICVTGDHSTPVEYGDHSFEPVPFAICRLKDFVGAIGGESVILETSLDPFPLPTVKVGEDLNEDIALGKGRNCKQVESLSGDSVFEFNEIAAARGALGRFPGGEVMGIIKRFLKLSA, from the exons ATGGGCACTCCTGCCGAGTCAAAGAGAAGAGTGGCATTCGTGTTGATCGATGGATTGGGGGATGTATCAATACCGAAGTTTGGGTGTAAGACTCCTCTGCAGGCTGCAAATGTTCCAAACTTGGATGCCATAGCATCAGCTGGAGTTAATGGCCTCATGGATCCTGTGGAAGTAGGTTTGGGTTGTGGGAGTGACACTGCTCACCTTTCGCTGTTGGGCTATGACCCCAGAGTATATTACCGAGGACGTGGTGCATTTGAGTCCATGGGGGCTGGATTGGCGATGTCACCCGGAGATATTGCATTCAAG TCAAATTTTGCAACTTTGGATGAGAAAACTGGCATAGTTACGAGTAGGAGAGCTGACAGGCATTTTGAAGAAGAGGGGCCTATCCTTTGTGGTGCCCTGGATAGAATGAAGCTTCCATCTTTTCCTGAGTATGAAGTCAGAGTCAG GTATGCAACAGAACACCGTTGTGGAGTTGTTGTTAAAGGGCCAAGACTCAGTGGAAATATATCAGGAACTGACCCATTGAAGGACAACCGCTTACTTCTGGAAGCCAAAGCTTTAGATGACACAGATGAAGCAAGACACACGGCTGCAGTTGTTAACAAGTTATCCAGGGAGATTTCGAGGATACTGGTGTCTCACCCGTTGAATGCAAAAAGATTAGCAGAAGGGAAGAACATTGCTAACATCGTCCTTCTAAGAGGCTGTGGTATTCGAATCGAG GTTCCTCCATTTCAAAAGAAACATGACTTGTGGCCTTGCATGGTGGCACCCACAAAAATTATTGCAGGATTGGGCCTATCACTTGATATCAATATCCTAGAAGCTCCTGGTGCAACTGGGGACTATCGAACACTTTTAACTTCAAAAGCAACTGCCATAGCTAAGGCTCTTTCTGCTCCTTTACAGACTTGTCCTAATGTCTTTGTTCCAGGGGAGGATGAGCACAAGCCTGGCAGATCAGATGGCTATGATTTTGGATTTCTCCATATTAAG GCAATAGATGATGCAGGTCATGATAAGGCAACTGTTTTCAAAGTAAAAGGATTAGAAGCTGTAGATCAAGCTATAGGGCAGCTGGCTAAGCTCATGTGGCAGGCTGAGTCAACCGGAaactttcaatattttatttgcGTCACCGGTGACCACTCTACACCTGTTGAGTATGGAGATCACAGTTTTGAACCAGTTCCATTTGCAATATGCCGGTTGAAAGATTTTGTGGGTGCCATTGGTGGGGAGTCTGTTATTTTGGAAACTTCTCTTGATCCTTTTCCTCTTCCAACCGTTAAGGTGGGTGAAGACCTAAATGAAGACATTGCTTTAGGAAAAGGGAGAAATTGCAAGCAAGTTGAATCATTATCTGGTGATTCAGTTTTCGAGTTTAACGAGATTGCTGCAGCGAGGGGTGCTCTTGGACGGTTTCCGGGTGGAGAGGTGATGGGAATTATAAAGAGATTTCTTAAATTAAGTGCTTGA
- the LOC107918510 gene encoding uncharacterized protein: MYVTRPLSLYRKSPNALEDEPPAEGPYSGYLVITDEEAEEQDTFCFGAIKRKAVEKLPFPQDKLLNVVHSSEVEETMVTRVWFIPVLDQPLSSNHYYAIRAKGRYKGLACTSSREIDTKLCCFFNNGVSDAKPKPFDHRNVYQQFKIHRHHRHSFFAKSTATDSVPPKFLRRNGWELRISRSYRLQLNQALGLDSSLRKRLPSFDFPMYNKKSPSVVIGQWYCPFIFIREESRLRRQMKKSLFYTMTLEQWWQQIHSCDKVNDEQTEVKMSKIVKREFISVNGMLGEREDTVGQGGFWWFKTLPRNDGRKSSSVGLSLAIMEKMKWLQEEGGWYKGDESEVRVEREEETRSEESGGWRRYACYMLVESFHLRRMDGSLVLRSDFRHTQKIRSKWE; this comes from the exons ATGTATGTGACAAGGCCCCTTTCTTTATACAGGAAATCGCCAAATGCCCTTGAAGATGAACCACCTGCAGAAGGCCCTTATTCAGGTTATTTAGTGATTACAGATGAAGAGGCTGAGGAACAAGACACCTTCTGTTTCGGGGCTATTAAGAGGAAGGCTGTTGAAAAGCTGCCTTTCCCACAAGACAAGCTGTTGAATGTTGTTCATTCATCGGAGGTTGAGGAAACTATGGTCACTAGGGTCTGGTTTATTCCTGTTCTTGATCAGCCTCTTTCTTCTAATCACTACTATGCTATTCGAGCCAAAGGCAGATACAAAGG GCTAGCATGTACAAGTTCAAGGGAGATAGATACCAAACTATGTTGTTTCTTCAATAATGGTGTAAGTGATGCAAAACCAAAACCATTTGATCACCGAAACGTATATCAACAGTTCAAGATCCATCGTCACCATAGGCACAGCTTCTTCGCTAAATCCACCGCTACAGATTCAGTCCCACCAAAATTTTTAAGGAGAAATGGATGGGAACTTCGTATCTCGCGCTCATACAGGTTACAACTAAACCAAGCACTAGGCCTCGACTCATCTCTCCGAAAACGCCTCCCCAGTTTCGATTTCCCCATGTACAACAAGAAGTCACCTTCAGTTGTCATCGGACAATGGTACTGTCCCTTCATATTTATAAGGGAAGAGTCGAGACTAAGGCGACAAATGAAGAAATCACTGTTCTACACGATGACACTGGAGCAATGGTGGCAACAGATTCATTCATGCGACAAAGTGAACGATGAACAAACTGAGGTGAAGATGAGTAAAATCGTGAAAAGGGAATTCATTTCTGTGAATGGTATGCTTGGTGAGAGAGAAGACACGGTTGGGCAAGGAGGGTTTTGGTGGTTCAAAACTTTACCGAGAAACGATGGCCGAAAGAGCAGCAGTGTTGGGTTGAGTTTAGCTATAATGGAGAAAATGAAATGGTTACAAGAGGAAGGAGGATGGTATAAAGGAGATGAAAGTGAAGTGAGGgttgaaagagaagaagaaacaagaagtgaagaaaGTGGTGGGTGGAGAAGATATGCTTGTTATATGCTGGTGGAGAGCTTTCATTTGAGAAGAATGGATGGGAGTTTGGTGCTAAGAAGTGATTTTAGGCATACTCAAAAGATTCGATCTAAATGGGAATGA